TATTATTATTAATAATTCTTCTATTCTGTTTTTTCTTGAGATTGTTTAGGATTATATTTTATAAATTCTATATAATTTCTATAAAAACAAGATTGATTTCCAGTATGACACGTAGGTCCTAAAGGATTTACTAGAAAAACCAGTGCATCTTCATCGCAGTCAATAAATAAATCTTCAACTATTTGAAAATGTCCACTAGTCTCTCCCTTTAGCCAAAGTTTTTTTCTACTCAATGACCAAAAATGAGCATAACCACTAGTGAGAGTCTTAAAAACTGCTTCTTTATTCATGTTTCCTACCATTAAAACTTGCTTAGTCTTAAAATGTTGCAAAATTCCAATAACTGTATCTTCCTCATGTCTAAAATTTAGTAATTTTATAATCTTATTTGCTTCATCTTCAGACATCTTTAAGATTTTAACCACCTTTTTAAATTATAAAAGAAAATTTTTCCTGTATTGCTACTTTTTTCTGGATGAAACTGAGTACCAACAATATTATCTTTGCATATCATAACTGGATAATCAATACCATAATGACTTATCATTGCTATATTATCTTTAGTATAAGCTACATAACTATGAACGAAATACGCATATTTTCCATCCAAATTTTCCGCTAATTCACAATTTCCTAAGTTATATATTTTATCCCAACCTATATGTGGAAGCTTAACTTGCGCGTCTATTTTATCTACTTTACCTTTAAACCATCCCAAACCTTTAGAATATCCACCTTCAGTACCTTCATCAAACATTATTTGCATGCCCAAACATACTCCTAAGAAACTTATTCCGTTATTACGAAGCTCATTTATTTTATCTTTTCTATCATTTATGAATTTAGACACAGCTGAAAAAGATCCAACTCCTGGAAAAACTATTAAATCAGCCTCCTTTAACTCCTCACTTATTTCTACATCAAATCCATTCCTTTTTAATGCAGACGATATACTAAATAAGTTTCCTACACCATAATTAATTACTATGGCTTTCATTTCATCCTCCTCTTTAATTCCTTATATAAATCATCTGGACTAACATTTTCAACTGCCATTAAAACCCATAAATGATAAATAAGATCTGCTGCTTCAGAAATGAATCTTTCTCTTCCTTCGTCCAAAGATGCAACAATTGCTTCCACTGCTTCTTCTCCAACTTTTCTAGCTATGTAACCTTTACCTTTCTTAGCCAATTCAGCAGTATAACTATTCTCTGGCATACTTCTAAGCCTATCAAGAATTATATTATATAATTTATCTAATATTTCATTTTCACTCATATCTATCACTTATACTCTTTGCATGAATAACAAAACCCTCATATTTAGCTAAAGTTATTCCAGCATTTATTAAGTCTTTATTTGGAGAACTTGAATTTGCATAAGTGATAGGTTTAATAAAGTCGTAAATTGTTAGACCACCCTTAAAGCGAGACCATCCATTTGTAGGTAAAATATGATTAGGTCCTGCATTATAATCTATAATAGCTGGAGGAGTATTTCCTAAGGTTACTGCTCCAGCATTTTTAACTAGCTTCAAAGCTTCTCTAGGGCATTTAATCTGCAAAGATAAATGCTCTGGCGCTATTTTATTAGCATATTCTATAGCTTCTTTTAAATCATTAGCCAACACAACATAATATTTTCTATCAGATGAAGATAATCTTTTTTCTACTTCTTTAGCTATTTTATCAGATAACGATATTAAAACTAAAAGGCTTGAGTCTCCATGTTCTCCTTGAGCAAATAAATCGTCTGCTAAATATTCTGGATTAGCAGAATCATCTGCTATAATAACTAGTTCAGTTGGACCTTCTATTCCATCTATTCCAACGTCTTTACTTACTAAATACTTAGCAGCTTGAACATAAACGTTCCCTGGTCCTACTATTTTTTCAACTTTTGTTACACTGGTAGTACCGTAGGCTAGAGCAGAAATAGCTTGAGCTCCACCTATTTTATATACTTCCTTAATTCCAAGTCTATTAGATATGTAAGCTATTGCCGGATCTATTTCACCCTTAGTAGGTGTGGCTACGTAAATTTCCTTAACGCCAGCCACAAGTGCTGGTATTGAAGCCATTAACAAAGTGGAAGGATATAATTTTTTACCTCCTGGGACATATATTCCTAACTTTTCTATTGGTTTCCACATTATCCCAAATTCTATTCCGTTTTTTCCTCCACCCATTTGTGGAGGCATAGTTGACAAATGGAATTCTTTTAGTTGATCTATGATAATTTCTATAGCATTTCTTAGATTATTATCTATTTTTTTAGACTGATTATCTATTTCAGTTTTAGAAACTCTTATTTCATTTAATTTGATTCCATCGAATTTTTCTGTATATTCTATTAATGCAGCATCTCCTCTTTCTTTCACATCTTCAACAATCTTTTTTACCTTATCCAGAACATCCTCAAAACTAATTAGCCTAGTTTCAGGTAAAGAATTAATTATCATATTCTTACTTCAACTCCTTTATTTTTTAAGTAATTCTTAAGCTCAACTATTCTTATTATTCCATCATGAAATACTCCTGCAGCTAAAGCAGCATCAGCTTTTCCATAAGTTAAAACTTCAAAAAAATCTTCCATTTTGCCTGCACCACCACTAGCTATTACTGGTATGTTAACACTTTCCACTACTCTTCTAGTTAAATCAATATCATAGCCATTTCTTGTACCGTCTTTATCTATGCTAGTTAATAGAATTTCTCCTGATCCCAATCTTTCAACTTTTTGTGCCCACTCTATAGCATCTAATCCCGTATTATAGGTACCGGATTTTGTATATACAATCCATTTATTAGCTAAAAGCTTAGCATCAATAGCCGTTACTATAGCTTGAGCTCCAAATTCTTCTGACGCTACTGAAATTATATTAGGATTCTCAACAGCTGCAGTATTTATACTAACCTTATCAGCTCCGGAAGATAGAATCTTAGAAACATCATCTACTGATCTTATTCCTCCTCCTACAGTTAAAGGAATTGACAATACACTCGCAGTATTTTTAACTACTTCCAGAAGAGTTTTTCTTCCTTCTATGGTTGCAGAAATATCCAAAAATACTATTTCATCAGCTCCTTCTTCTTCATATTTTGATGCTAACTCTACTGGATCTCCTTTATCTTTAAGATTCAGAAAATTTACTCCTTTTACTACTCTTCCATTTTTAACATCTAGACAAGCTATAATCCTTTTTGTCATAAAGATCCCTTCGTGCTAGGAACTTCGTTAGAAACTATTCTAGTAGCCTCGTATAAGCAAAGTCCTAATCCCTTAAAAGCTGCTTCAACTATATGGTGCTCGTTCTCTCCCCTGAATTTCTTAATATGCAATGTTATTCCAGAATTAATAGCAAAAGATGAAAAGAAATGAGGAACGTTTTCCATAGATAAACCACCTATTTGTTCTCTTTTTAGATCTAATTCAGTAATACCCATACCTCTACCAGAAATATCTAAAGCAACTAAAACTAGAGCCTCGTCCATAGGAATGAAGATACTACTAAATCTCTTTATCCCTTTTTTATCACCTAAAGCTTCTTTTAATGCTTGACCTAAAGTAATCGCTGTATCTTCTACTATATGATGATCATCGTAATTTTGATGATCAACAGCTATTATTGAAGCTGAACTTTTCATATAATATAGCAAAGAGTTTAACATGTGATTGAAAAATGGCACAGGCGTATTCACTTCTATTTTGCCTGGAGAATCTATATTCAAATAAATTTGTATTGTAGTTTCTTTAGTTTCTCTCTTTATTGATGAATTTCTGTTATACAACCTTAACACCTCTAAGATTTCCAGAATAAAAAGACATACCTACTATTGCAAAATCTATTCCTTTATTTTTTAAATCTTGTAAATCTTCTATTTTTCCTATACCTCCAGCATAACCTTTAATTCCTTTAATCAAATTAACATATTTTCCTACATTCTCATCAATACCAAGCTTAGTACCTTCATTACAAACATATGTAAAAATAATTCCTTCCACATCATATTTGGATAATTGCAACAAAACATCTGATATTTTTCCTCCTTTTTCTTTCCATCCTTTTATTAAAACTACATCATTACAATAATCTATAGAAATCATAGTTTTATTGCCTAATTCTGTAGATATTTTTCTAAATTCCTGTAAATTAGTAAATGGAAGTGTAGAAATTACTATATCAGTTACGCCTAATGAAAACAATTTATTTGCTTTATCATAACTTCTTATTCCTCCACCTACTTCTATTTTATCAAAACCTATTTTAGCTATCAAAGAGATCTCTTTCTCATTATTACCTGAACCTTCAGCAGAATCTAAATCAACTACATGTATAAAATCGTATCCCTCTGAATATATTTCCTCTGCTATTTTAACTGGATCTCCTAATATAAGTCCGGAATTCTTTATTCCTTTTATTCTTTTTACTGCTTTTCCTTCACTTATATCAATACTGGGTACTATTTTCATTATTTTACTACCTTCTCTATATTTAATACTACAATATCTTTAGCCCCTGCTGCCTTAGCTTTAGCTATAACTTCAGGTAATTGAGATTCTTCCGCAACTGTAACTACTTCCCATGCATCGGATTTGCTTAGCCTAGATATCGCAGGAGATAACATTGCAGGTAATGAAGATAATACATTATCCAGATATCTATCTTCTACATTCATAAATATCATTTTTTTACCCCTAGCACTCATTACTCCTTTCATCATTGTTAGTACTAAGTTGATTCTTTCAGCTTCTTCTGTTTTCATCCAATATTTATTGCCTATTACTACACCATAAGATTCTATTACATCATCTAAAGGCTTTAATCCATGTAATTTCAATGTAGTACCTGTACTTACAACATCAATTATTGCATCTGCTGCTCCCAATGATGGCATAACTTCTGCTGCTCCACTTATTTTTACTATTTTAGCTTTTATATCGTTCTTTTCAAGATAATATTTTGCAATGTTATAATATTTTGTTGCTATTCTTATCTCTTTACCTCTTAATTCGCTTATACTACTAATCTGCCAACTTTGAGGTACTGCCAGAACTATTTTGGCTTTTCCAAAATCTAATTTAACTAATTCTTCTACTTCTGCTTCTGATTCTACTACATAATCGTGACCTGTTATTCCAATATCCGAAGCTCCTGCTTCTACTAAATTAGGGATGTCTTCTGTCCTCATCATAACTAGTTGAACTCCATCCCAACTTGTAGGTAATATTAATGCTCTTTCGTCGCTGGCTAAGGGTTTAATTCCTACTGAGGACAAAAATTGTAAGACAGGTTGTTGTAATCTTCCTTTATTTGGTATTGCTATTTTCAAGAATATCACCTAAATTTTCTATTAAAATTTCACATTGCTTTTTTGTTCCTACAGTTATTCTATAATAACCATTTATAGGCTTTCTTATAGCTATTTTTCTAGTTAAAAGAGGATTTAGCAAATCTCTATCGTCTTTTATAAAGAGGAAATTCGTTACTGACTTATAAACATGTAAGCCTAACTTCTTTAACTCATTATACAAAAATTCTCTATTTTCAGATATCTCATTAGCTATATTTTTAGCGTAAGATGGATTTTCCATTGCTACAATTCCTGCAATTAACGATGGTAGAGCTACATCAAAGGGAGTAGAAGTTTTATTTAGTGCATCTATAACTTCTTTGTTTCCTATCAAATATCCTACTCTAAAAGATGCAAGAGAAAAAGCCTTGCTTAGTGTTCTAACAATTACAATATTTGGATATTCGTTAATTAAAGAAGATACTGAATATCCTGAAAATTCATAATATGCTTCATCAAATATTATAAAACCTTTAGTATTTTCTGCTAAAGCAGATATTAATTTTTTATCAGCCTTTAACATAGGAGAACCAGTTGGATTATTAGGATCATCTATTGCTACTATTTTGGCATTTTTTGAAAGATCATATAATTTATCCAGATCCTCTTTCCACCAATCTCCATTTTCCAAAAGATTTACCCTATTTACCTTTAATCCCCTTACTGAAGAATAAACAGAATACATACTATAAGATGGATAGTTATACACTACAGTATCTCCAGGATTTGCAAAATTGTAGAACATCGATCTTAAAGCTCCATCTCCACCTGGTGTTGGAAAAATATTTGATGGTTCTACTTTGTTGTATTCAGCCACAAGATCTTTAAACCTAGCTGATAAGTCTGGGTGCTGATATCTATTACCTTGACTTAAATATTTTGTTATTTCTTGAATTATAAAATCTGGAGGAGAGTATGGAGATTCATTAAGATGTAGTCTTAATCCTTCTTTTATATCACTATAATCGTATTCTTTAGATTCTTTCAACCATTTTGGAATTAAATCGGTTGGTGCAATAAGAAACCCTAACTAAAACAGTATAAATAACTTTAAAAACTTTTCGTTGAAAAAAGTAAAAATGTTTTTAGAGAATATAATAGACAATTCAAGTTTAATTATCTCATACTACTATTCTGTAAACTTAACTATTTTGATGAATTTCGCATCTATATTACACAAAAAACGAAATAAAAATATATGTATAGCAAATTACGGAAAAATAAAATGGGAATTTTATCCTTATGAAATTGATTTTCCTATAAGATGTGACGAAAACTCTGCATTGCTAATATTTGAAGCAGAAAGCGAAAAAGAAATACCGGATAAAAAATTCTCTTTAATTACTTCATATAAAAATCTAAAAATTGATGCCATAAAAATAAAAATTGATAAAACAAGCAATAATTTATACAAGGCTATAGTAAAAGATAATGTAATCTCATTATTCAAAATAAATGAAGGAAAAATTATCGAAGAAAGATTAGATAATACTTATACTGAAATATTAAATATAATTAATGATTTAGGAGGTACCTGCGATTTAAAAGACCTTCTTAATATCTCTTCTAAAAAACTTAACACAACAAAAGAAGAAATCAAAGAAAAGCTATTATTTCTAAAGGAAATAAATAAAATAGAGATAGACAAAAATAAAGTAACTAAAATCACTCAATAATAATTGCAGGCCTTAATGGTAATGAATCTTTATTATACTTTTTCTTTATTTCATCGTTAAATTTCTCTACTTTTACTTCTATACCTAATTTATATTGAATATACTGAATCCCTTCCTTTATTACTTCTTCCTCATTAATATCATATAATGCTAGTTTTTTCATATAATCACTTAAACTATTAGCATATTCGAAAATCTTCTGGTTCTCCTTTGCTTCATTACTATTCTTTGGCTTATGCGTTGACATGAAATTCTTTAAAGTACCACCAGAATTCAAAACTTCAATAGCATCTTTTAGTAATTTCATTTTATAATCTTCTGCTACATATATTTTGATAATTTTAGGAGTACCTTTAAATACGTTTAAGATTGCCTTAACGTCATCAATTAGGTCATGATGATACTCATGAATTAGCTCAGTTTTAATATCAATTTTTCCTTCATCATATGTTGGCCATGTTTCTATTGATACAAAACCGTCTTTACCTAATAAGCTCCATATTTCTTCAGCTAAATGAGGAGCAAAAGGTGATACTAATTTAGTCCATCCTTCTAAAACTTCTTTTAGCACTTTCCCATTAGGATCTCTCTTTTCAGCCTTAATCATTTCGAAATACTCGTTTATATCAGATAACAATCCAAACAATATCATATTCAAAGCTTCTCTAAATCTCATTTGATCCATTAATGGCGTAGCTAATTTGATTACATCATTTAACCTAGACAATAACCATCTCTCTTCCATTCCATAAGTCTCTCCCTTATATTGTGATAATGAAGAAGAGATATCATAAAATCTCTTTAGAGTATCAGACACAGCCTTGGCTGAAGAATCCGTGAAGTTACTCTCTGAACCCATGTCGGCTAATGCAGCTAATACAATTCTAATCACATCAGAACCATAAATTCTAATGGCTTTTCTTAAAGGTATTATGTTTCTCAATGATTTACTCATTTTCTTTCCTTCATACAAGACTAGGCCATTTACTGCAACTCCTCTTGGCCATAGATTTTCTGGAAATACTGCAGCATGATTAAATATGAAGAAAGATAGATGGTTAGGAATTAAATCAGAACCACTATGCCTCATATCTAAAGGATACCAATACGTAAACTCCTTTCTTATATCTTCTATAATGTTTTTAGGTATTTTAGTAGATACTGCTACTTCATCTATATTTCCTTTACCTAACATAACATAGTTCCAAAAGTCTAAGGTTAATTGAGACGCATGAAGCTTATTTTCTCTTATTTTATGAGCAATAGTATAGAATGCCATATAAATAGTGGAGTCAGATAAACTTTCAATTATCCATTTTTTATCCCATGGTAATGGAGTACCTAATCCTCTAGTTCTAGCGCATGCTCTTTTTTGTAGCCAATCCAAAGCATATTCAAAGTCTTTTCTTACCTCATCTGGCACTACTCTCATTGAAGATAATAGCTTCTTAGCTAACGCTTTCCATTCTGGATTTCCATAATCTAAAAACCATTGATCCTTTAATATCTTCACGACCACTTCATTTCCACATCTACAATATACTGGCCTATTCATTATTTCAAGAATTTTAGTCCCTAAGTTATTATCAATAATAAATGATGTAATTATTTTTCTAGCATCTGGAACTGATAATCCTACTATTTCTTTTAATTTATCCTTATATTTATCCTCAACGTATTGTAATACATCATCTCTCATTTTTCCTTTATTATATTCAGTTTTATACACTAATTCTGTTAATTTTTTCAAATCAGTATCGTTTTTAGGATTATTCTTCTCTACTACTTCTACTGCTGTAGGTTTTGAATAACCTTCTACACTTACTACTGGGATAATATCTGTATGATAATTTATTTTTCGCAAATAATAGTAATCAAAAGGAGCATGAGCAGGCACACTCATTACTACACCAGTAGCAACATCTGGATCTACGAAATCCGCTGGCAATAATGGAACTTCCTTTCCAGTTATTGGATTTTTAGCTTTAAGCTTAGTTAATTCTGAACCTGAAATCTTACCTATAACCTCTACGTCGTCAATTTGAAAACCTAGTTTAAATGCAGCTCTTTCAGATACTATCATATTTATTCCTTTAATTTTAGCTAATACGTACGTTACTTTTGGATTAATCCAAATTGCTACTACTCCAAATATTGTTTCTGGTCTAAGCGTAGCTACTGGTAATACACCTTTTTCACTTTCAAAATATATTACAATATATTCTCCAATATCTGGCTCCATATCTCCCTTAGTATCGTGCATACCTACAGGTAAATTATGTACTGGACACCATCCTACTGGATGAGTATCTTTCACAATGTATCCTTTTGATTGCAAAATGTTAAATTGCCAAATAATAAATGAGGAAAATTCAGGATCTATTGTTGTAAATTCTCTTCTCCAATCTATGCTTAAACCTAATTCTCTCATTGCTTGTTTAATATCTTCCTTAAAGTAATTCGCCATAAATAGAGGATCAGATAATTTTGGTATAACATCAGATGGAATTTCATAAATGTTTTTAAAGATATCGATAACTTCTTTTTCTCCCTTAGCCACATCATCAGCCATTGTTATGATAGGTGTTCCAGTATAGTGAAATCCCATAGGAAACAATACATTATATCCTTTCATTCTCATGTATCTAGCGTAAATATCTGCTGTAGTGTAAGTCCTTCCATGTCCTAGATGAAAAGGACTATTAGGATAAGGAAAAGCTACTGTAGTAAAATACTTTTTTTCTGTATCATTTGGATTAGATTCAAATAATTTACTTTCCGCCCATTTCTTTTGCCATTTTTCTGATATATTAACAAGAAACGAGTTAAAGTTTTGAGAAATTTGACTCACCAAAACCTATTTAACTGAGGTTATTTTTAAGTTTATTAAATGTTTACAAGAAACGGAGACGATGGAAATACAGATGTAATACGAAAAAGAGTAGGCAAAGATTCCCCACTAGTTAATATGCTTGGAGATCTAGACGAAATT
This genomic window from Acidianus manzaensis contains:
- the hisC gene encoding histidinol-phosphate transaminase — its product is MKESKEYDYSDIKEGLRLHLNESPYSPPDFIIQEITKYLSQGNRYQHPDLSARFKDLVAEYNKVEPSNIFPTPGGDGALRSMFYNFANPGDTVVYNYPSYSMYSVYSSVRGLKVNRVNLLENGDWWKEDLDKLYDLSKNAKIVAIDDPNNPTGSPMLKADKKLISALAENTKGFIIFDEAYYEFSGYSVSSLINEYPNIVIVRTLSKAFSLASFRVGYLIGNKEVIDALNKTSTPFDVALPSLIAGIVAMENPSYAKNIANEISENREFLYNELKKLGLHVYKSVTNFLFIKDDRDLLNPLLTRKIAIRKPINGYYRITVGTKKQCEILIENLGDILENSNTK
- the hisG gene encoding ATP phosphoribosyltransferase, encoding MKIAIPNKGRLQQPVLQFLSSVGIKPLASDERALILPTSWDGVQLVMMRTEDIPNLVEAGASDIGITGHDYVVESEAEVEELVKLDFGKAKIVLAVPQSWQISSISELRGKEIRIATKYYNIAKYYLEKNDIKAKIVKISGAAEVMPSLGAADAIIDVVSTGTTLKLHGLKPLDDVIESYGVVIGNKYWMKTEEAERINLVLTMMKGVMSARGKKMIFMNVEDRYLDNVLSSLPAMLSPAISRLSKSDAWEVVTVAEESQLPEVIAKAKAAGAKDIVVLNIEKVVK
- the hisI gene encoding phosphoribosyl-AMP cyclohydrolase; the protein is MSEDEANKIIKLLNFRHEEDTVIGILQHFKTKQVLMVGNMNKEAVFKTLTSGYAHFWSLSRKKLWLKGETSGHFQIVEDLFIDCDEDALVFLVNPLGPTCHTGNQSCFYRNYIEFIKYNPKQSQEKTE
- the hisH gene encoding imidazole glycerol phosphate synthase subunit HisH yields the protein MKAIVINYGVGNLFSISSALKRNGFDVEISEELKEADLIVFPGVGSFSAVSKFINDRKDKINELRNNGISFLGVCLGMQIMFDEGTEGGYSKGLGWFKGKVDKIDAQVKLPHIGWDKIYNLGNCELAENLDGKYAYFVHSYVAYTKDNIAMISHYGIDYPVMICKDNIVGTQFHPEKSSNTGKIFFYNLKRWLKS
- the hisF gene encoding imidazole glycerol phosphate synthase subunit HisF, whose product is MTKRIIACLDVKNGRVVKGVNFLNLKDKGDPVELASKYEEEGADEIVFLDISATIEGRKTLLEVVKNTASVLSIPLTVGGGIRSVDDVSKILSSGADKVSINTAAVENPNIISVASEEFGAQAIVTAIDAKLLANKWIVYTKSGTYNTGLDAIEWAQKVERLGSGEILLTSIDKDGTRNGYDIDLTRRVVESVNIPVIASGGAGKMEDFFEVLTYGKADAALAAGVFHDGIIRIVELKNYLKNKGVEVRI
- the hisA gene encoding 1-(5-phosphoribosyl)-5-((5-phosphoribosylamino)methylideneamino)imidazole-4-carboxamide isomerase, coding for MMKIVPSIDISEGKAVKRIKGIKNSGLILGDPVKIAEEIYSEGYDFIHVVDLDSAEGSGNNEKEISLIAKIGFDKIEVGGGIRSYDKANKLFSLGVTDIVISTLPFTNLQEFRKISTELGNKTMISIDYCNDVVLIKGWKEKGGKISDVLLQLSKYDVEGIIFTYVCNEGTKLGIDENVGKYVNLIKGIKGYAGGIGKIEDLQDLKNKGIDFAIVGMSFYSGNLRGVKVV
- the hisBd gene encoding imidazoleglycerol-phosphate dehydratase translates to MYNRNSSIKRETKETTIQIYLNIDSPGKIEVNTPVPFFNHMLNSLLYYMKSSASIIAVDHQNYDDHHIVEDTAITLGQALKEALGDKKGIKRFSSIFIPMDEALVLVALDISGRGMGITELDLKREQIGGLSMENVPHFFSSFAINSGITLHIKKFRGENEHHIVEAAFKGLGLCLYEATRIVSNEVPSTKGSL
- the hisE gene encoding phosphoribosyl-ATP diphosphatase, which encodes MSENEILDKLYNIILDRLRSMPENSYTAELAKKGKGYIARKVGEEAVEAIVASLDEGRERFISEAADLIYHLWVLMAVENVSPDDLYKELKRRMK
- the leuS gene encoding leucine--tRNA ligase, with the protein product MSQISQNFNSFLVNISEKWQKKWAESKLFESNPNDTEKKYFTTVAFPYPNSPFHLGHGRTYTTADIYARYMRMKGYNVLFPMGFHYTGTPIITMADDVAKGEKEVIDIFKNIYEIPSDVIPKLSDPLFMANYFKEDIKQAMRELGLSIDWRREFTTIDPEFSSFIIWQFNILQSKGYIVKDTHPVGWCPVHNLPVGMHDTKGDMEPDIGEYIVIYFESEKGVLPVATLRPETIFGVVAIWINPKVTYVLAKIKGINMIVSERAAFKLGFQIDDVEVIGKISGSELTKLKAKNPITGKEVPLLPADFVDPDVATGVVMSVPAHAPFDYYYLRKINYHTDIIPVVSVEGYSKPTAVEVVEKNNPKNDTDLKKLTELVYKTEYNKGKMRDDVLQYVEDKYKDKLKEIVGLSVPDARKIITSFIIDNNLGTKILEIMNRPVYCRCGNEVVVKILKDQWFLDYGNPEWKALAKKLLSSMRVVPDEVRKDFEYALDWLQKRACARTRGLGTPLPWDKKWIIESLSDSTIYMAFYTIAHKIRENKLHASQLTLDFWNYVMLGKGNIDEVAVSTKIPKNIIEDIRKEFTYWYPLDMRHSGSDLIPNHLSFFIFNHAAVFPENLWPRGVAVNGLVLYEGKKMSKSLRNIIPLRKAIRIYGSDVIRIVLAALADMGSESNFTDSSAKAVSDTLKRFYDISSSLSQYKGETYGMEERWLLSRLNDVIKLATPLMDQMRFREALNMILFGLLSDINEYFEMIKAEKRDPNGKVLKEVLEGWTKLVSPFAPHLAEEIWSLLGKDGFVSIETWPTYDEGKIDIKTELIHEYHHDLIDDVKAILNVFKGTPKIIKIYVAEDYKMKLLKDAIEVLNSGGTLKNFMSTHKPKNSNEAKENQKIFEYANSLSDYMKKLALYDINEEEVIKEGIQYIQYKLGIEVKVEKFNDEIKKKYNKDSLPLRPAIIIE
- the hisD gene encoding histidinol dehydrogenase, with amino-acid sequence MIINSLPETRLISFEDVLDKVKKIVEDVKERGDAALIEYTEKFDGIKLNEIRVSKTEIDNQSKKIDNNLRNAIEIIIDQLKEFHLSTMPPQMGGGKNGIEFGIMWKPIEKLGIYVPGGKKLYPSTLLMASIPALVAGVKEIYVATPTKGEIDPAIAYISNRLGIKEVYKIGGAQAISALAYGTTSVTKVEKIVGPGNVYVQAAKYLVSKDVGIDGIEGPTELVIIADDSANPEYLADDLFAQGEHGDSSLLVLISLSDKIAKEVEKRLSSSDRKYYVVLANDLKEAIEYANKIAPEHLSLQIKCPREALKLVKNAGAVTLGNTPPAIIDYNAGPNHILPTNGWSRFKGGLTIYDFIKPITYANSSSPNKDLINAGITLAKYEGFVIHAKSISDRYE